A region of the Peredibacter starrii genome:
CATCACCACCCGGGCAACGTCCTGACGTTCAAGGGCGTCGTCACCATCTACTCCACCCACTTCGTTCAATAAAATTGTTTCTAGAACGAAGATTGCACGAGGAAGCTCAGGTTGATTCAACCAATAGTTATAAACTTCGGCCTGCTTAGTATAAACAAATTCTTTCAGCTGATCTGAAGCTCGGTTGTGCTGAAGAATAAGCTGACGGTTAGGAGTTGAATTTTTGTCTCCGGCAATTGATTGAACTTGATTTTCAGGAAGCGTAAGTGAGCGATAGAAATCCAGGGCCCTGCGAGTGCGATCTTCCCACTCATCAAGTCTCTCAACTATGCGAGACTTTCCTTTCGCTAGTTCCGATTCAATTTTTGAAAGCACAAATTCCATATCATAACGGGCATCTTCAGAAAGATAGAAACCATGTTCCTGAAGTTCGAAGTGAAGTGTATCAATTGTCGTACGAAGATAAATATCAGAACCGGTACGGTCTTTATTGTAAGCACCATCTTCTAATAACTTTCTATAAAGGAAAGAATAGTTCGCGATTTTTACTGACTCAGTGTCTTCCTTCTCACGGTATTCATCATAGACCTTGCGGTTCTTTAAATGATCAACAGGATACTGGAAGTTAGACAGGAACGAGACTTTCTTAATAAGAGTTTCGTAGCTCTTAAGAAGTTCGCCCAATACTTTTAAAGATTCTTTACGAGTGGCAGTTCGCTTCGCCTCATCTGAGGCAAGCTCACCTTTTTTCAAAGCGAGAAGTTTCTTCAAGAGTCTGCGTGAAGAAGCTGTGACATCCTCATTCGGAAGCTTTTTTAAGGCCTTTACTTTTCCTTTTTGATCTTTGATCCAAGCGACTTTTTTCTCAAACTGAGGAAGAAGTGCCTTGATGGATTCAACATCTACGTCATCGTTTAATTCAGGAATCCAATACCCTTGTCCACGATAGGCCAGAAGATATTGATCAAACATCGCCTCGGCTTTTGGCACGCAGATACGGGTCCTGAATTTATCGAAGGACTCCATGTAAGTCGCCACGTGATTCGACATGTCCCCTTCCCATTTAACTGAGGAAGTTGCACACGAGGAAAGTGAGACAAGGCTCAATGATAAGAATAAAGCCTTATGGCCTAAGTTCTTGAACAAAGCTCGACTCCCATAATCCAAGACAAGTTCTGTTACTAAGAACTAACAGGACACCATCTTTATCAACGTTTTTATCAATTGCAGTTCTTAGCTCTTCCAGATTAGTAGCGACCTGAGAAGGTTTCCCCATCGCCGTAATCTCTTTGGCAAGTTTATCAACATCAAGATCTTGACCACCTAGTGCAGTCGTAGCGATACTCGCTTTCGCGATGATCACTTTATCGGAACCAGCGAGAGAATCGCGGAATTCATTTTGGAAGATCGAGCTTCTGGCAGTCGCTGAAATTGGCTCGAAGATCGTGACAATCTTCTTACCTTTGAAGCGCGCGCGAATGGCATCAAGAGTTACTGTGATGGCACGAGGATGGTGAGCGAAATCATCGATCACGACCATGTCTTTATATTTGCCACGAACTTCCTGACGACGTTTTACCATGCCAATGGCCTCGGCAGCTTTCTGAACGTCAGCAACTTTGAAACCTTCTGAAAGAAGATAAAGAATACAGCTCGTGATATTGAGAACGTTATGCCCACCAACCACACTCGATTTGAATGGAATTGTTTCACCCTTCCACTTCACTTCGAATTCAGAGCCGTTCTCAAATGTCTTCACATTGTGAGGACCTGCCTCAGATCCAGCTCCGTACAGGAACCATTTCTGACTTTGATTTTGAGAATATTCTTTATGAAGTTTCATCGCTGAAGGATATTCCTGATTCAGGATGAGAGTTGATTTCATATTCGGCATGACCGCACGGAACTCATCTTCGATTTTTTCTACTGAAGAGAAAATGTCCGCGTGATCAAACTCTAACGAAGTCAGGATCATGTTTTTAAGTTCATAAAGACGGAACTTAGAAATTTTATGAAAGTAAGCTGAATCATACTCATCTGCCTCAATGACGAAATACTTGTCACCAAGTTTCGCTGGATCGCGGCCTTCAATGATACCGCCTACAAGGTAGCCAGGATTTTGTCCTAGAGATTCAAGCATCTGAGTTAAGAAATAAGTCGTGGTTGTTTTACCGTGAGTACCAGCAATACCTACTACGTTCTTTTCTTTAAGTACTAGTGAGCCAAGTGCAGATGGAAATGATGTAAATGGCACGCCAGTTTTTTCTATCATACGAGCGGCATCTAACTTCCCTGATACAGAGTTACCCACTACGATCAAATCGTATTGCTTAAGAAATTCAGGAGTCACAACATCTAACTTATGAAGTGGAATACCAGTCGTCTCGAGAAACGTACTCATCGGAGGATAGAAAGCAGAATCAGCACCTTCAACTTGAAAGCCTGCTTGCTTAACCAGAACAGCTGCAGGTCCCATCCCAGCACCACAGATGCGATAAAAAAATACTTTCTTGATTTGCGAGCGACGCTTGATGAGATCTTCTTGCGAGATGAGGTTCGTGAGGTCCATTCCATTTCCTTTAGTAAGCTAGAATTGCTCTATTCTAGCTTACTTCGAGGATGTATGTGGACAATTAGATGAAGAATTAATTAGCTGAGTAAATTACTTAACAATGAATTCTGAGAGTGTTTTCCAGTACTGATCATAAGTCTCAACTTGTGGCATGTGACCAATGCCTGGCAGCTCTTTCAAGGTCCCATTCGGAATGTCTTTGATGACTGCTTTTCCAAGAAGATCATAACGACCCAATTCGTTTTTTACCGAGTCAGGGGCCCAACCTTTTCCAATGGCGGTTCTGTCACGAGTTCCAATGAGAAGAAGAGTCGGCACTTTTAGATATTTAAATTCATAAACCACTGGCTGCGTGAAAACCATATCTGTGGTTAGGGCCGAGTTCCAGGCGATGCGAGGGAAATCTTTGTGAAGAGTCCAGCCGACTAAAACTTCAATTCCCTTTTCATACTCGGGTTTCCATTGGCCGTCGTAATAAACGTTCTTTTGATAA
Encoded here:
- a CDS encoding UDP-N-acetylmuramate--L-alanine ligase, with translation MDLTNLISQEDLIKRRSQIKKVFFYRICGAGMGPAAVLVKQAGFQVEGADSAFYPPMSTFLETTGIPLHKLDVVTPEFLKQYDLIVVGNSVSGKLDAARMIEKTGVPFTSFPSALGSLVLKEKNVVGIAGTHGKTTTTYFLTQMLESLGQNPGYLVGGIIEGRDPAKLGDKYFVIEADEYDSAYFHKISKFRLYELKNMILTSLEFDHADIFSSVEKIEDEFRAVMPNMKSTLILNQEYPSAMKLHKEYSQNQSQKWFLYGAGSEAGPHNVKTFENGSEFEVKWKGETIPFKSSVVGGHNVLNITSCILYLLSEGFKVADVQKAAEAIGMVKRRQEVRGKYKDMVVIDDFAHHPRAITVTLDAIRARFKGKKIVTIFEPISATARSSIFQNEFRDSLAGSDKVIIAKASIATTALGGQDLDVDKLAKEITAMGKPSQVATNLEELRTAIDKNVDKDGVLLVLSNRTCLGLWESSFVQELRP